A DNA window from Eptesicus fuscus isolate TK198812 chromosome 8, DD_ASM_mEF_20220401, whole genome shotgun sequence contains the following coding sequences:
- the LOC103289627 gene encoding 60S ribosomal protein L32-like, with the protein MAALRPLVKPKIVKKTTKKFIRHQSDQYVKIKRNWRKPRGIDSRVRRRFKGQILMPNIGYGSNRKTKHMLPSGFRKFLVHNVTELEVLLMCNKSHCAETAHSVSPKNQKATVERAAQLAIRVTNPNARLRSEESE; encoded by the coding sequence ATGGCTGCCCTCAGACCCCTCGTGAAACCCAAGATTGTCAAAAAGACGACCAAGAAGTTCATCCGGCACCAGTCAGACCAATATGTCAAAATTAAGCGGAACTGGCGGAAACCCAGAGGCATTGACAGTAGGGTGCGTAGAAGATTCAAGGGCCAGATCTTGATGCCCAACATTGGTTATGGGAGCAACAGGAAAACAAAGCACATGCTGCCCAGTGGCTTTCGGAAGTTTCTGGTCCATAACGTCACGGAGCTTGAAGTGCTGCTGATGTGCAATAAATCTCACTGTGCTGAGACTGCTCACAGCGTCTCCCCAAAGAACCAaaaagccactgtggaaagagcAGCCCAGCTGGCCATCAGAGTCACCAATCCCAATGCCAGGCTGCGCAGCGAAGAAAGTGAATAG